Proteins from a genomic interval of Armatimonadota bacterium:
- a CDS encoding ATP-binding protein encodes MDRAAFVTAVVASVFVTRRILAIIHLMRQASARIAGGQYSERVPITSGDELGQLATQFNRMAETLERVEQARRDLIADIAHELRTPLASIAGYLEAMMDGVICPEPETLNRVRRDAARLQRLVDDLQELSRVEARQLPLQPRPIDVRELVETTAGRIRPQFDAKGVELRIATAAGLPRAVADPDRRVQVLTNLLGNALQYTPTGGRVEVRAGPAHGMVTIAVADTGIGIAQEHLPHVFDRFYRADRSRTRASGGSGIGLTIVKHLVVYQRPKAGATAMDLHDWSRERSYFLGLEPKVEGSVTDVERKGKDPVMIMLAAGKSATIKFIPKKTGTFEIGCFMPGHYEAGMKAALGVR; translated from the coding sequence TTGGACCGGGCGGCCTTCGTCACCGCCGTGGTGGCTAGCGTCTTCGTGACGCGGCGCATCCTGGCCATCATCCATCTCATGCGACAGGCCAGCGCCCGCATCGCCGGCGGCCAGTACAGCGAGCGCGTCCCTATCACCTCGGGCGATGAACTGGGCCAGCTGGCGACGCAGTTCAACCGGATGGCGGAGACTCTGGAGCGGGTAGAACAGGCCCGCCGCGACCTGATCGCCGACATTGCCCACGAACTGCGGACGCCCCTGGCCAGCATCGCCGGATACCTGGAGGCGATGATGGACGGCGTCATCTGCCCGGAGCCTGAAACGCTGAACCGCGTCCGCCGGGATGCCGCCCGCCTGCAGCGCCTGGTGGACGACCTGCAGGAGCTCTCGCGCGTCGAAGCGCGTCAGTTGCCGCTGCAGCCGCGGCCCATCGACGTCCGCGAGCTCGTCGAGACGACCGCAGGGCGGATCCGTCCCCAGTTTGACGCCAAGGGGGTCGAGCTGCGGATCGCCACTGCCGCCGGGCTGCCGCGAGCCGTGGCCGACCCGGACCGGAGGGTGCAGGTGCTGACCAACCTCCTGGGAAATGCCCTGCAGTATACACCCACGGGCGGCAGGGTGGAGGTCCGAGCAGGTCCGGCACACGGCATGGTGACCATCGCCGTCGCGGACACCGGGATCGGGATCGCTCAGGAGCACCTCCCGCATGTGTTCGACCGATTCTACCGGGCGGACAGGTCCCGCACCCGCGCCAGTGGAGGCAGCGGCATCGGGCTGACCATCGTCAAGCACCTGGTGGTCTACCAGAGGCCGAAGGCGGGCGCCACGGCCATGGACCTGCACGACTGGTCACGGGAACGGTCGTACTTCCTGGGGTTGGAGCCGAAGGTCGAAGGCAGCGTCACCGACGTGGAACGGAAGGGCAAAGACCCGGTTATGATCATGCTCGCAGCGGGGAAGAGCGCCACCATCAAGTTCATCCCGAAGAAGACCGGCACATTCGAGATCGGCTGCTTCATGCCGGGGCACTACGAAGCGGGAATGAAAGCGGCCCTGGGCGTCCGCTGA